In the Solibacillus sp. FSL K6-1523 genome, one interval contains:
- a CDS encoding nuclear transport factor 2 family protein has protein sequence MEYRFSLKEQLFQLEEKLLKPEIRISNDELTNLLADSFFEFGSSGKVLYKNESVGEMNLGIVQMEMSDFEIHPLSEEIVLTTYRIYNAMTEQHSLRSSIWKLIDGRWKMHFHQGTKVTS, from the coding sequence ATGGAATATAGATTTTCGTTAAAAGAACAGTTATTTCAACTGGAAGAAAAATTATTAAAACCAGAAATTAGGATATCAAATGATGAGCTAACGAATCTTCTAGCAGACAGTTTTTTTGAATTCGGAAGCTCGGGTAAAGTATTGTACAAAAATGAAAGTGTTGGGGAAATGAATCTTGGAATAGTGCAAATGGAAATGAGTGATTTTGAGATTCATCCATTGTCTGAAGAAATAGTTTTAACAACTTACCGGATTTATAACGCGATGACTGAACAACATTCATTACGCAGTTCGATATGGAAGTTAATTGACGGTCGTTGGAAGATGCATTTTCATCAGGGGACAAAGGTAACTTCTTAA
- a CDS encoding GNAT family N-acetyltransferase: MNIATDRLIIRKFTYDDWQSVHEYTSDTKVMKYIPEGVFTEEATKEFINQNMGDKAGKFPVILKDENILIGHIFFDKYFGDHTYEIGWVFNPKYYNKGYASEAAKAILQFGFEKMKLHRIIATCQPQNTASYRVMEKIGMKREGYFKKCIPNGNEWWDEYYYAILEEDWNTAAIKH; this comes from the coding sequence ATGAATATAGCAACGGATCGATTAATCATACGCAAATTTACGTATGACGATTGGCAAAGTGTACATGAATATACATCCGATACAAAAGTTATGAAATATATTCCTGAGGGTGTGTTTACTGAAGAAGCTACGAAAGAATTTATAAATCAAAATATGGGGGATAAAGCAGGAAAGTTCCCTGTTATATTGAAAGATGAAAACATTCTTATTGGACATATCTTTTTTGACAAATATTTTGGTGACCATACATACGAAATTGGATGGGTATTCAATCCTAAATATTATAATAAAGGATATGCTTCTGAAGCAGCAAAAGCGATTTTACAATTTGGTTTTGAAAAAATGAAATTACATAGGATTATAGCAACTTGTCAGCCTCAGAATACCGCATCGTATCGAGTTATGGAGAAGATTGGGATGAAAAGGGAAGGGTATTTCAAAAAATGTATTCCAAACGGAAATGAGTGGTGGGATGAATATTATTACGCTATTTTAGAAGAAGATTGGAATACAGCTGCAATAAAACATTGA
- a CDS encoding amidase family protein, with product MEIKFKNFFREELSIDQIQEAMDRGEITSKELVMYYLNRIANLDQTGPQINSMLEINAEAIFIAEALDNERNLKGARGPLHGIPVVLKDNIETKDSMHTSAGTLALENHLAFQDAFLVKKLREAGAVMLGKANMTELANGMSSEMWAGYSARGGQTLNPYGDPTLFVGGSSSGPAVVVAANFSVLAVGTETDASILSPAIQNSVVGIKPTVGLISRNGIIPFTYSQDTAGPFARTVKDAAILLGALGGTDDHGIATNKSEGNSQQNYTKDLDSKGLNNARIGIFNDAPKGYYDSGEYDVQLFQNAIQVLTEQGATIIENINIPSFHRDWKWDVPLYELKHSLDNYLSKLPSHMPVHSISELIQFNRKIGEKALKYGQDKLERRESYSNTLRDSEYLNAKLEDLYFSQEQGIDYALKKYDLDAIVFPSYIGSTISAKAGYPSIAVPAGYMDNGRPFGMTFAGTAFSEGNLIKFAFAFEQATKHRIAPKL from the coding sequence ATGGAAATAAAATTCAAAAACTTTTTCAGAGAAGAACTATCAATCGATCAAATTCAAGAAGCCATGGATCGTGGTGAAATAACATCCAAAGAATTAGTTATGTATTATTTAAATCGAATTGCAAACCTTGACCAGACTGGACCACAAATTAATTCCATGCTTGAAATAAACGCTGAAGCGATATTTATAGCAGAAGCACTAGATAATGAAAGAAATTTAAAAGGTGCTAGAGGTCCTTTACACGGTATTCCGGTTGTACTCAAAGACAATATTGAAACAAAGGATTCCATGCATACAAGTGCTGGAACACTCGCATTAGAAAACCACTTAGCCTTTCAAGATGCTTTTCTTGTAAAAAAACTGCGTGAGGCAGGTGCTGTTATGTTAGGAAAGGCCAATATGACAGAATTAGCAAATGGTATGTCGAGTGAAATGTGGGCAGGTTATAGTGCTAGAGGAGGACAAACATTAAATCCATACGGCGACCCTACACTTTTTGTTGGTGGTTCTAGTTCTGGACCCGCAGTGGTAGTTGCTGCGAATTTTTCAGTACTAGCTGTTGGGACTGAAACAGATGCCTCCATTCTTAGTCCTGCTATTCAAAATTCGGTAGTGGGAATTAAGCCTACTGTTGGTTTAATCAGCCGCAATGGTATTATCCCTTTTACATATTCTCAAGATACTGCCGGACCGTTTGCGAGAACTGTTAAAGATGCAGCCATTTTATTAGGTGCATTAGGGGGAACAGATGACCATGGTATTGCTACTAATAAAAGTGAAGGGAACTCACAACAAAATTACACAAAAGATTTAGATTCGAAAGGATTAAACAACGCTAGAATTGGAATATTTAATGATGCACCGAAAGGCTATTATGACTCTGGAGAATATGATGTACAATTATTTCAAAATGCGATTCAAGTTTTAACTGAACAAGGCGCAACGATAATTGAAAATATCAATATTCCTTCTTTTCATAGAGATTGGAAATGGGACGTACCTTTATATGAATTGAAACATAGCCTAGATAATTACCTTTCTAAGTTGCCTTCTCATATGCCGGTTCATTCAATATCTGAATTGATTCAATTCAATCGAAAAATTGGCGAAAAAGCATTGAAATATGGGCAAGATAAATTAGAACGTAGAGAAAGTTATTCCAATACACTAAGAGACTCCGAATATTTAAATGCAAAATTAGAAGACTTATATTTTTCTCAAGAACAAGGAATTGACTATGCTTTGAAGAAGTATGACCTCGATGCAATTGTTTTTCCGTCTTATATTGGTTCAACCATTAGTGCGAAAGCGGGCTATCCATCTATAGCAGTACCAGCTGGCTATATGGACAATGGCAGACCATTCGGAATGACGTTTGCAGGCACGGCTTTTAGCGAAGGGAATTTAATCAAATTCGCTTTTGCATTTGAACAGGCAACAAAGCATCGTATTGCTCCAAAGTTATAG
- a CDS encoding kinase: MESKLIIIRGNAGSGKTTTAKSLQNHLGQGTLLVSQDAVRRDMLMVKDREGNLSIDLIRQIAEYGKDKCEFVIVEGILNKDRYGEMLNHLIQFYGQKAYTYYYDLSFEETVKRHNTRSKKSEFGEETLRAWWKPNDYLGVDGEVKLTDKMSQSDVFELIISQIQN, translated from the coding sequence ATGGAATCTAAGCTGATTATTATACGGGGAAACGCTGGGAGTGGTAAAACGACTACTGCGAAGAGTCTTCAAAATCATTTAGGGCAGGGCACGTTGTTGGTTTCTCAGGATGCAGTCCGTCGCGATATGTTAATGGTTAAAGATAGAGAAGGCAACCTTTCAATTGATTTAATTCGCCAAATAGCAGAATACGGTAAAGATAAATGTGAATTTGTCATTGTAGAAGGAATCTTGAATAAAGATCGTTATGGAGAAATGTTGAATCATCTAATCCAGTTCTATGGTCAAAAAGCGTATACATATTATTATGATTTATCTTTTGAAGAAACGGTCAAACGTCATAATACTCGTTCGAAAAAGTCCGAATTTGGAGAAGAAACGTTACGTGCTTGGTGGAAACCAAACGACTATCTTGGCGTTGATGGAGAAGTAAAATTGACGGATAAGATGTCACAAAGCGATGTATTTGAGTTAATTATAAGTCAAATACAAAACTAA
- a CDS encoding serine hydrolase domain-containing protein — translation MELSTTFKNVIDSVDNTYQTLDCTGAALVIYQNNELQVERYWGKHSAKEDARFVQSDTKFHIASCRKSYVAFAVAYALHHGFIQSLDDEILTYLPISQQNELYKGTTIRHLVTHSHGLIERNGEVVREFTAGTSWAYRDINVELIAKIIQLATKKTIAEIVTDEVFTPLHFTETNWYNTFDDTFVDVIGKENNRHWAASLNLDGSKKNLYTSARELAKWGLLHLNNGSLNGKQVIDSNIFKLATTLQNPSYSNADLPENGIFWFVKDTQANQSEIGELVPNGAYQILGYTTVTLLVIPSENIVAVRAFNSYGNPGGYDYLKDVRAFGDAVMLDLK, via the coding sequence TTGGAGCTATCTACTACTTTTAAAAATGTAATAGATTCCGTAGATAATACATATCAAACATTAGATTGTACAGGCGCAGCACTTGTAATTTACCAAAACAACGAATTGCAGGTCGAACGATATTGGGGGAAACATTCTGCCAAAGAAGATGCTCGTTTTGTACAATCAGATACAAAGTTTCATATTGCTTCCTGTCGCAAAAGTTATGTCGCATTTGCTGTTGCGTATGCGCTCCATCATGGATTCATTCAATCATTAGACGATGAAATTTTAACTTACCTTCCAATATCGCAACAGAATGAATTGTATAAAGGAACGACAATTCGCCATCTTGTTACGCATTCACATGGTCTTATAGAAAGAAATGGAGAAGTGGTGAGGGAATTTACTGCTGGTACGAGCTGGGCATATCGTGATATTAATGTTGAGTTAATTGCTAAAATTATTCAACTTGCAACGAAAAAAACGATTGCTGAAATAGTAACCGATGAAGTTTTTACACCTTTACATTTTACTGAAACAAATTGGTACAACACATTTGATGATACATTCGTTGACGTCATAGGAAAAGAAAATAATAGGCATTGGGCTGCTTCCCTAAACCTTGATGGTAGCAAAAAGAATTTATATACCTCAGCACGTGAACTAGCGAAATGGGGGCTTTTACATTTAAATAATGGTTCGTTAAATGGAAAACAAGTGATTGATTCGAACATTTTTAAATTGGCTACGACTTTACAAAATCCTTCTTATTCGAATGCGGATTTACCTGAGAACGGGATTTTTTGGTTTGTGAAAGATACGCAGGCTAATCAATCCGAGATAGGGGAGCTTGTGCCAAATGGTGCCTATCAAATTTTAGGTTATACGACGGTTACACTTTTAGTCATTCCAAGTGAGAATATCGTAGCCGTCAGAGCATTTAATAGCTATGGAAATCCTGGAGGGTATGATTACTTGAAGGATGTTAGGGCTTTTGGTGATGCTGTTATGTTGGATTTAAAATAA
- a CDS encoding DUF5412 domain-containing protein, translating into MTVESNAKGTKRKKIVKVILIISFLFTGFIGYGVYWAFFDMNRLPTGEYLTEATSPDGTYTLKTYVSGTSLSADAVRGELVFNKRNGKTKNIYWNYRESTAKIEWLDNKTVVINGHTLEVPNGNYDWRKQ; encoded by the coding sequence ATGACTGTTGAATCAAATGCAAAAGGGACAAAGCGAAAAAAGATAGTAAAAGTTATACTGATTATTAGTTTTTTATTTACGGGGTTTATTGGATATGGAGTGTATTGGGCATTTTTCGATATGAACAGGCTGCCAACGGGAGAATATCTTACGGAAGCAACCTCCCCTGATGGTACGTATACTTTAAAAACTTATGTATCGGGTACAAGCTTAAGCGCTGATGCTGTAAGAGGTGAATTAGTATTTAATAAACGTAATGGTAAAACAAAAAATATCTACTGGAATTATCGAGAATCAACAGCCAAAATTGAGTGGTTAGATAATAAAACAGTAGTAATTAATGGGCATACGCTCGAAGTACCTAATGGAAATTATGATTGGCGTAAACAATAA
- a CDS encoding DUF1835 domain-containing protein produces the protein MLDEMKNMINQLDEKELKSALFLFYCRAQAVEEGNGYSEQQFYLDINKSYNDLLEYGKNKARDDQDAQYEATHIVFGYSPMGSLRVALKELGLYQKEKIITFSDLFSIGPIWQLHNAQGMDYRYEWLRMHINIDEEVLSNYQDNFEQTILNIDQIPTHHPIIIWAGENSHEQTGLRFVLNLLKEKTNDIIIINVNEAYKAYFDRPEIDFTPRSTGEISHEQIKQIYEKEKNRNVLTQAERKTLEQQWKQLCEKKEVLRIWQDHKIMNVPETFYDEYIIQTVKKSHSERKNNDFIKSARIIGEVIGHLDQYVGDGFIEYRVRRLIVDGIFDMEGVPRAMRYYSIKMR, from the coding sequence ATGTTAGATGAAATGAAAAATATGATTAATCAGTTGGATGAAAAAGAATTGAAGTCCGCATTATTTCTATTCTATTGCCGCGCACAAGCTGTTGAGGAAGGGAATGGTTATTCAGAGCAGCAATTCTATTTAGATATAAATAAATCATATAATGACCTATTAGAATACGGAAAAAATAAGGCGCGCGATGATCAAGACGCGCAATATGAAGCTACTCATATTGTATTTGGGTATTCTCCGATGGGTAGTTTAAGAGTGGCATTAAAAGAGTTAGGACTATACCAAAAAGAAAAAATTATTACTTTTTCCGATTTGTTTTCAATCGGTCCGATTTGGCAATTACATAACGCACAAGGGATGGATTATCGATATGAATGGTTAAGGATGCATATAAATATTGATGAAGAGGTGCTATCCAATTATCAAGATAACTTTGAACAAACTATTTTAAACATTGATCAAATCCCAACCCATCACCCAATTATTATTTGGGCTGGAGAAAATTCACATGAGCAAACGGGTTTAAGATTTGTACTCAATTTATTAAAAGAGAAAACAAACGATATCATTATCATTAATGTAAACGAAGCATACAAAGCTTATTTTGATCGACCCGAAATTGATTTTACGCCACGAAGCACGGGGGAAATCTCACATGAGCAAATCAAACAAATTTATGAAAAGGAGAAAAATCGGAACGTCCTAACGCAAGCGGAACGGAAAACGCTTGAACAGCAATGGAAACAACTATGTGAGAAAAAAGAAGTGTTAAGGATTTGGCAAGATCATAAAATAATGAATGTCCCTGAAACTTTTTACGACGAATACATCATTCAAACAGTTAAGAAATCTCATAGTGAGCGAAAAAACAATGACTTTATAAAATCAGCGAGAATCATTGGTGAAGTAATCGGTCATTTGGACCAATATGTTGGCGATGGATTTATCGAATATCGTGTTAGACGTTTAATTGTGGATGGCATATTTGACATGGAAGGTGTTCCAAGGGCAATGAGATATTACAGTATTAAAATGCGATAA
- a CDS encoding S-layer homology domain-containing protein: MFYLQKKLVIETEGSFRFNDVITREEMVVMIAKARNLSGTSSETKFNDIPTSHDNSGFIQSAVDAGIVNGVTATKFEPNGKLKRGQLAILIARAFELPDGTFKPNLEVTRIYAAAVLARAMQYADSE; the protein is encoded by the coding sequence GTGTTTTATTTACAAAAAAAATTGGTCATTGAGACAGAGGGAAGCTTTCGTTTTAATGACGTAATTACTCGCGAAGAAATGGTAGTGATGATTGCGAAAGCGAGAAATTTAAGTGGTACATCAAGTGAAACAAAATTTAATGATATACCAACATCGCATGATAATTCAGGTTTTATCCAATCAGCAGTTGATGCGGGCATTGTAAATGGCGTAACAGCAACAAAATTTGAGCCAAATGGAAAATTAAAACGTGGACAGTTGGCAATCTTGATCGCACGTGCATTTGAACTTCCAGATGGTACTTTTAAGCCAAATCTCGAAGTCACACGTATATACGCCGCAGCTGTTTTAGCGCGGGCAATGCAGTATGCGGATAGTGAATAA
- a CDS encoding VOC family protein has protein sequence MKRWTQTLHIAQFRIARPTDKLDQIEQFYCEGLGLTKIGEFKGHRGYTGIMIGLPDSTYHLEFTEHVDGSPCLAPTNDNLLVFYMPDNSQIQAVQSRLANMGYPEIPPENPYWEENGVTIADPDGWRIVLMNTEGI, from the coding sequence ATGAAACGGTGGACACAAACATTACATATCGCACAATTTCGCATTGCGCGACCGACTGATAAATTAGATCAGATAGAACAATTTTATTGCGAGGGTCTAGGGCTTACAAAAATTGGAGAGTTCAAAGGACATCGCGGATACACGGGTATTATGATAGGGTTACCGGATTCGACGTATCATTTAGAATTTACTGAGCATGTTGATGGAAGTCCGTGCCTTGCACCAACTAATGATAATTTACTCGTTTTCTATATGCCAGATAACTCACAAATTCAAGCTGTACAATCTCGACTCGCTAATATGGGCTATCCTGAAATCCCACCAGAAAATCCATACTGGGAAGAAAATGGTGTGACCATTGCGGACCCTGATGGTTGGCGTATTGTATTGATGAATACTGAGGGGATTTAA